In Dysgonomonadaceae bacterium zrk40, one genomic interval encodes:
- a CDS encoding transcriptional repressor, which translates to MSVEEILQQNELKNTACRKYIVGELLQSRAAMSEQELKGSSDLFDRVTFYRTLKTLEEHGVIHRIVLNDNTVKYALTRQKQGEAHIHSHFHCERCDEVLCLRGKTRFEAELPEGYSQREVFVVIEGICAGCSVNA; encoded by the coding sequence ATATCCGTAGAGGAGATCCTCCAACAGAATGAGTTGAAGAATACCGCCTGCAGGAAATATATTGTGGGAGAGCTGCTGCAGAGCCGGGCGGCGATGTCGGAACAGGAGTTGAAGGGGAGTTCAGACCTGTTCGACCGGGTTACCTTCTACCGGACCCTCAAAACGCTGGAGGAGCATGGGGTGATTCACCGCATCGTGCTGAACGACAACACGGTGAAGTATGCCCTCACGCGGCAGAAGCAGGGAGAAGCCCACATCCATTCGCACTTCCACTGCGAGCGGTGCGACGAGGTGCTCTGCCTGCGCGGCAAGACCCGCTTTGAGGCGGAGCTGCCGGAAGGGTACAGCCAACGGGAGGTGTTCGTGGTAATTGAAGGGATCTGTGCCGGTTGCAGTGTGAATGCCTGA
- a CDS encoding TonB-dependent receptor produces the protein MKKMILLLLLTAVVLGINGQGVSMKGYVHCAEHDHYLPAASILLQPGERHLQSDENGFFALDELARGNYLLTVQYIGYEPLTLSLSLQQDTLLHIHLHPSALLLKEVMIEGEQPKEPSLAPALAVEELGRHFLMQEHSESFAKTLATLPGVASMDIGAGFSKPVIRGLGFNRVAVSDRGIVQQSQQWGADHGLEIDQYDVDNVRVYKGPMSLHHGSDAMGGVIEILPPQVPQQEGVRGDLTLTAKSNNDLMGVSAAVAAKSGRWYLRGRATLQHYGDYRVPADTVTYLTRQLPLHGRRMKNTAGREQNLSFSVNYGGDSLESWLHASYVSGRNGFFPGAHGIPSLDRLLPDGSVRNLDMPYSSSGHLKLISNNRIKLKGATLQADLGVQQNRRAERSPFHTHYGSQPPPAVDPDLELQFLLNTYTLNSSILWDQEKRWRKQAGIAAELQHNRVGGYSFLLPAYDRITGGAWWMNEFVVNDRLTLSGGLRYDIGSLTVEGFHDPLLEAYLLSQQLSAAEAAQYAQRAEALQRRFGDWSGALGIVYRPSERHAFRMNVGKSFRYPTAAELASNGVHHGAFRHEQGNNTLNPERGIQWDGEYRYHDHRWEVTVSPFLSHFGNYIFLEPSGIWSMLPHTGQIYRYRQARAVTGGGELAVTYRLDAHWQLGGDLEVVRNRNLEDGYALPFSPPDMATGDLSYRGFSPGTMAQYRLRLQYRHVWDQQRVAKNEEATAGTSLWDFSAHLQWRIGRRRVITDLQVQNIFDRPFLNHLSFYRRLNIPEPGRNVQLIVRVPIG, from the coding sequence ATGAAAAAAATGATATTGCTGCTGTTGCTGACGGCAGTTGTTTTAGGTATCAACGGGCAGGGAGTCTCGATGAAGGGGTATGTGCATTGCGCCGAGCACGATCATTACCTGCCGGCGGCCTCCATCCTGCTGCAGCCGGGAGAGCGGCACCTGCAGAGCGATGAGAATGGTTTCTTCGCGCTGGATGAGCTGGCGCGGGGCAACTACCTGCTCACGGTGCAATACATCGGCTACGAGCCGCTTACCCTCTCCCTGTCGCTGCAACAGGACACCCTGCTGCACATCCACCTGCATCCTTCGGCATTGCTCCTGAAGGAGGTGATGATTGAGGGAGAGCAGCCGAAAGAACCTTCGCTGGCGCCCGCGCTGGCGGTGGAGGAGCTGGGGCGCCACTTCCTGATGCAGGAGCACAGTGAGAGCTTCGCCAAGACGCTGGCCACGCTGCCGGGGGTAGCCTCGATGGACATCGGTGCAGGCTTCTCGAAGCCGGTGATCAGGGGGCTGGGCTTCAACCGTGTGGCGGTGTCGGACAGGGGGATCGTGCAGCAGAGCCAGCAGTGGGGGGCCGACCATGGGCTGGAGATCGACCAGTACGACGTGGACAACGTGCGGGTCTACAAGGGGCCTATGTCGCTCCACCACGGCTCCGACGCCATGGGGGGCGTGATCGAGATCCTCCCGCCACAGGTGCCGCAGCAGGAGGGGGTGCGGGGCGACCTGACGCTGACCGCCAAGAGCAACAACGACCTGATGGGCGTCTCGGCGGCGGTTGCCGCCAAGAGCGGACGCTGGTACCTGCGGGGACGGGCAACACTGCAGCACTACGGCGACTACCGGGTGCCGGCAGACACGGTGACCTACCTCACGCGCCAGCTGCCGCTGCATGGGCGGCGGATGAAGAACACCGCCGGCAGGGAGCAGAACCTCTCCTTCTCGGTCAACTACGGGGGAGACAGCCTGGAGAGCTGGCTGCATGCCTCATACGTCTCCGGCAGAAACGGTTTCTTCCCGGGGGCACACGGCATACCCTCTCTCGATCGCCTGCTGCCGGACGGATCGGTACGCAACCTGGATATGCCCTACAGTAGCTCGGGACACCTCAAGCTGATATCGAACAACAGGATCAAACTGAAAGGGGCGACGCTGCAGGCCGACCTGGGGGTGCAGCAGAACCGCCGCGCCGAGCGGTCGCCCTTCCACACGCACTACGGCAGCCAACCGCCGCCGGCAGTAGACCCGGATCTGGAGCTGCAGTTCCTGCTCAACACCTACACGCTGAACAGCAGCATTCTGTGGGACCAGGAGAAGCGGTGGCGCAAGCAGGCGGGCATCGCCGCGGAGCTGCAACACAACAGGGTGGGGGGCTACTCCTTCCTGCTGCCGGCATACGACCGTATCACGGGGGGCGCCTGGTGGATGAACGAATTTGTGGTGAACGATCGGCTCACCTTGTCGGGAGGCCTTCGATACGATATCGGCTCACTCACGGTGGAGGGCTTCCATGATCCGCTGCTGGAGGCTTACCTGCTCTCGCAGCAGCTGAGCGCCGCCGAGGCGGCTCAATACGCACAACGGGCGGAGGCGCTGCAGCGCCGCTTCGGCGACTGGTCCGGAGCCCTGGGAATCGTTTACAGACCCTCGGAGAGGCATGCCTTCAGGATGAATGTCGGCAAGAGCTTCCGCTACCCCACGGCCGCCGAGCTGGCATCCAACGGGGTGCACCATGGTGCTTTCCGCCACGAGCAGGGAAACAACACGCTCAACCCTGAGCGGGGCATCCAGTGGGACGGGGAGTACCGCTACCATGACCACCGCTGGGAGGTGACCGTGAGCCCCTTCCTGTCGCACTTCGGCAACTATATCTTTCTGGAGCCGTCGGGTATCTGGTCCATGCTGCCCCACACGGGGCAGATCTACCGCTACCGCCAGGCGAGGGCGGTGACGGGGGGCGGTGAGCTGGCCGTAACCTATCGTCTCGACGCGCACTGGCAGCTGGGGGGCGACCTGGAGGTGGTGCGCAACCGCAACCTGGAGGATGGCTACGCCCTTCCCTTCTCTCCGCCCGACATGGCGACGGGCGACCTCTCCTACAGGGGGTTCAGCCCTGGAACGATGGCACAATACCGACTGCGGCTGCAGTACCGGCATGTGTGGGATCAGCAACGGGTGGCGAAGAACGAGGAAGCGACGGCGGGGACATCGCTGTGGGACTTCTCTGCGCACCTGCAATGGCGAATCGGCCGGCGGCGGGTGATCACCGACCTGCAGGTGCAGAACATCTTCGACAGGCCCTTCCTCAACCACCTGAGCTTCTACCGGCGGTTGAACATTCCGGAGCCGGGACGCAATGTGCAGTTGATCGTGCGGGTGCCGATTGGGTGA
- a CDS encoding OmpA family protein: MRTLILTSLLMLLPFAGLRAQQDERMTQDEIGTPAGDSIEVSERELQAALQEIARAVQLNELQRMVAEMAAQQQLGAPAAERRYEERFDRLERLLYGMAGRLGYTPSVTERRNLIVMPDGSSVVPYPVYPAVAAQPAEDPLLQRQVELLQQQIVLLEQQIADAGEGGSPETTATEHNALRLQSLRDEMQRLQQVRAEQSRILAVENQRADSLFRAFLAEEQVAASGEPAAGGATPTVLSEETQSDEEGFSDMLAALYQRQLFFPVASDKLSTEAEGALEEVAALLKQQPALKVSLTGYASPEGNRDYNRRLSKQRAAAAAAFLREQGIATDRIRVIPEGVDRQSEMKSYGRRVDVRIE; encoded by the coding sequence ATGAGAACGCTGATATTAACCTCCCTGCTGATGCTGCTTCCCTTTGCGGGGTTGCGGGCGCAGCAGGATGAGAGGATGACGCAGGATGAGATTGGGACGCCGGCAGGCGACTCGATTGAGGTGAGCGAGCGGGAGCTGCAGGCGGCGTTGCAGGAGATCGCCCGCGCGGTGCAGCTGAATGAGCTGCAGCGAATGGTGGCGGAGATGGCGGCACAGCAGCAGCTGGGTGCGCCCGCTGCAGAACGGCGCTACGAGGAGCGGTTCGACAGGCTGGAACGGCTGCTCTACGGCATGGCGGGGCGACTGGGTTACACGCCTTCAGTGACGGAGCGGCGCAACCTGATTGTGATGCCTGACGGAAGCAGTGTGGTGCCTTACCCGGTCTATCCGGCAGTGGCAGCACAGCCGGCGGAGGATCCTCTCTTGCAGCGGCAGGTGGAGCTGCTGCAGCAGCAGATCGTCTTGCTGGAGCAACAGATTGCGGATGCAGGTGAGGGTGGAAGTCCCGAAACAACCGCTACGGAGCACAATGCCCTGCGCCTGCAGTCGCTGCGCGATGAGATGCAACGACTGCAACAGGTGCGTGCCGAACAGTCGCGCATCCTCGCGGTGGAGAACCAACGGGCGGACAGCCTCTTCCGGGCTTTCCTGGCGGAGGAGCAGGTCGCTGCCTCAGGTGAGCCCGCAGCGGGTGGTGCAACCCCCACAGTGTTATCCGAAGAGACACAAAGCGATGAGGAAGGTTTCAGCGACATGCTGGCTGCCCTCTATCAGCGGCAGCTCTTCTTTCCGGTCGCCTCAGACAAACTCTCCACAGAGGCGGAAGGCGCACTGGAGGAGGTGGCAGCGCTGCTGAAGCAGCAACCGGCATTGAAGGTCTCCCTCACCGGTTATGCCAGTCCGGAGGGGAACCGCGACTACAACCGGCGCCTCTCGAAACAACGGGCCGCGGCTGCAGCGGCATTCCTTCGTGAGCAAGGCATTGCGACTGACCGCATCCGGGTGATACCCGAGGGGGTGGATCGGCAGTCGGAGATGAAGAGCTACGGCCGCCGGGTGGATGTGAGGATTGAATAG
- the gmd gene encoding GDP-mannose 4,6-dehydratase — protein MDKVALITGITGQDGSYLAELLLEKGYTVHGTLRRSSSFNTGRIEHLYFDEWVRDMKQRRLINLHYADMTDSSSLIRIIQTIQPDEIYNLAAQSHVKVSFDVPEYTAETDAVGTLRLLEAVRILGLEKKTRIYQASTSELFGLVQEVPQRETTPFYPRSPYGVAKLYGFWITKNYRESYGMFAVNGILFNHESERRGETFVTRKITLAAARIAHGLQDKLYLGNMDARRDWGHARDYVECMWRMLQHETPEDFVIATGEMHTVREFCTLAFAEAGMTLRWEGAGIDEKGIDSATGRVLVEVDRKYFRPAEVEQLLGDPTKARTLLGWNPRQTTFEELVRQMVRHDLKSYQ, from the coding sequence ATGGACAAAGTGGCACTCATCACCGGGATCACCGGTCAGGACGGCTCCTACCTCGCAGAGCTCTTGCTGGAGAAGGGTTATACCGTGCACGGCACGCTCCGTCGCTCCTCCTCCTTCAACACGGGACGCATCGAGCACCTCTACTTCGACGAGTGGGTGCGCGACATGAAACAGCGCCGGCTCATCAACCTGCATTATGCGGACATGACCGACTCCAGCTCGCTGATCCGCATCATCCAGACCATTCAGCCGGATGAGATCTACAACCTGGCGGCACAAAGCCACGTGAAGGTGAGCTTCGACGTGCCGGAGTACACTGCCGAGACCGACGCGGTGGGGACGCTGCGACTGCTGGAGGCGGTGCGTATCCTCGGTCTGGAGAAGAAGACACGCATCTACCAGGCATCGACCTCCGAGCTGTTCGGACTGGTGCAGGAGGTGCCGCAGCGGGAGACGACACCCTTCTACCCGCGCAGCCCCTATGGCGTGGCCAAGCTCTACGGCTTCTGGATCACCAAGAACTACCGCGAGTCGTACGGCATGTTCGCCGTCAACGGCATCCTCTTCAACCACGAGAGTGAGCGGCGCGGTGAGACCTTCGTCACCCGTAAGATCACCCTGGCGGCGGCACGCATTGCCCACGGACTGCAGGACAAGCTTTACCTGGGTAACATGGATGCCCGGCGCGACTGGGGACACGCGCGCGACTATGTGGAGTGCATGTGGCGGATGCTGCAGCACGAGACCCCGGAGGACTTCGTGATTGCTACCGGTGAGATGCACACGGTGCGCGAGTTCTGCACGCTGGCCTTCGCCGAGGCGGGAATGACCCTCCGCTGGGAGGGTGCCGGCATCGACGAGAAGGGAATCGACAGTGCCACGGGACGCGTGCTGGTGGAGGTGGACCGGAAATATTTCCGTCCCGCCGAAGTGGAACAGCTGCTGGGCGATCCTACCAAGGCGCGCACGCTGCTGGGCTGGAACCCGCGGCAGACGACTTTCGAGGAGCTGGTGAGGCAGATGGTGCGACATGATTTGAAAAGTTATCAGTGA
- a CDS encoding GDP-L-fucose synthase: MNKDSKIYVAGHGGLVGSAIWENLKAKGYTNLVGRRQRELDLTDGAAVARFFEEEQPEYVFLAAAHVGGIMANNTYRADFIYRNLQIQNNVIGESWRQGVKKLLFLGSTCIYPKEAPQPMGEDTLLTGPLEYTNEPYAIAKIAGLKMCESFNIQYGTNFIAVMPTNLYGPNDNFDLERSHVLPAMIRKIHLAKCLMEGDMEAIREDLRRRPVEGIGARLKGPVIDISPLEGVTHADLPEPVTDRQILELLKKYGVTPEGVTLWGTGQPLREFLWSEEMADACVYIMERVEFADLAAGKEEVRNCHINIGTGHEISIRDLAMLIAGTVGYKGRIDFDSSKPDGTMRKLTDPSKLNALGWQHQVEIDEGVRRMYEWYLK, from the coding sequence ATGAACAAAGATTCAAAAATTTACGTTGCCGGCCACGGGGGACTGGTGGGATCGGCGATCTGGGAGAACCTCAAAGCGAAGGGATACACCAACCTGGTGGGACGCAGGCAGCGGGAGCTGGACCTGACCGACGGGGCAGCGGTGGCACGCTTCTTCGAGGAGGAGCAGCCGGAGTATGTCTTCCTCGCTGCGGCGCACGTGGGGGGCATCATGGCCAACAACACCTACCGGGCGGACTTCATCTACCGCAACCTGCAGATACAGAACAATGTGATTGGCGAGAGCTGGCGCCAAGGCGTGAAAAAGCTGCTCTTCCTGGGGAGCACCTGCATCTACCCGAAAGAGGCGCCGCAACCGATGGGGGAGGATACGCTGCTGACAGGACCGCTGGAGTACACCAACGAGCCCTACGCAATCGCCAAGATCGCGGGCCTGAAGATGTGCGAGAGCTTCAACATACAGTACGGCACCAACTTCATCGCGGTGATGCCGACCAACCTCTACGGTCCGAATGACAACTTCGACCTGGAACGGAGCCACGTGCTGCCGGCAATGATCCGCAAGATCCACCTGGCGAAGTGCCTCATGGAGGGCGACATGGAGGCGATACGGGAGGATCTGCGCCGACGTCCGGTTGAAGGCATTGGTGCCCGCTTGAAGGGCCCGGTTATAGACATAAGTCCGCTCGAAGGGGTAACTCATGCCGATCTGCCTGAACCGGTGACCGACCGGCAGATACTGGAGCTGTTAAAGAAATATGGCGTGACACCTGAGGGTGTGACGCTCTGGGGTACGGGGCAGCCGCTGCGTGAGTTCCTCTGGAGCGAGGAGATGGCGGATGCCTGCGTCTACATCATGGAGCGGGTGGAGTTCGCCGACCTCGCAGCCGGCAAAGAGGAGGTGCGCAACTGCCACATCAACATCGGCACAGGACACGAGATCTCGATACGCGACCTGGCGATGCTGATTGCCGGCACCGTCGGCTACAAGGGCAGGATCGATTTCGACAGCTCGAAACCTGACGGCACTATGCGCAAACTGACCGATCCCTCTAAGCTGAACGCCCTTGGGTGGCAGCACCAGGTAGAGATTGACGAGGGGGTGCGCCGCATGTACGAGTGGTATTTGAAGTAG